The Anomaloglossus baeobatrachus isolate aAnoBae1 chromosome 10, aAnoBae1.hap1, whole genome shotgun sequence genome has a segment encoding these proteins:
- the LOC142254257 gene encoding LOW QUALITY PROTEIN: 4-galactosyl-N-acetylglucosaminide 3-alpha-L-fucosyltransferase FUT6-like (The sequence of the model RefSeq protein was modified relative to this genomic sequence to represent the inferred CDS: inserted 2 bases in 1 codon), with amino-acid sequence MMAMLQFTSSHKYFIAFPIIALVSFTLFIYRNFDKPVSPGSNCPGQLLPSQAEADLIVLLWTWPFGDHFTLNQCSKPFNDPRCFFTDDRSWYSKANAVIFHHRDVCNSKSQMPQTPRPEGQYWLWFNLESPSHSPNLGFKDNLINLTMSYRSDSDIFSPYGWLQKKNLEQNCTIPEKSKLVAWVISNWNPSSKRVNFYNKLKNYINVDLYGRQYKTLDMKNLNDVLSTYKFYLSFENSIHRDYITEKLWKNALLSGTVPVVLGPPREVYEQFIPSDSFIHVDDFPSAKDLADYLLELDKDPHKYEQYFLWRSKLQPIEXVSWATHYCKACIALHRAPSYKTIPSLSKWYT; translated from the exons ATGATGGCTATGCTGCAATTTACCTCCAGTCATAAATATTTCATAGCATTTCCCATAATAGCTTTAGTCTCTTTCACACTATTTATCTATAGAAACTTTGACAAACCTGTCTCCCCTGGATCCAATTGCCCAGGTCAGCTTCTCCCATCCCAAGCAGAAGCAGATTTAATTGTCTTGCTATGGACATGGCCATTTGGAGACCACTTTACCTTAAATCAATGTTCAAAACCCTTCAATGACCCAAGGTGCTTTTTCACAGACGATCGGAGCTGGTACTCAAAAGCAAATGCCGTTATTTTCCACCACAGGGATGTGTgcaactccaaaagtcaaatgccgCAGACACCAAGACCTGAGGGACAGTATTGGCTGTGGTTTAACTTGGAATCTCCAAGCCATAGCCCAAACTTGGGCTTTAAGGACAATCTCATCAACCTCACCATGTCCTACAGGAGCGACTCTGATATTTTCTCTCCTTATGGTTGGCTACAGAAGAAAAATCTAGAACAAAACTGTACCATCCCAGAAAAGTCCAAATTAGTTGCATGGGTAATAAGCAACTGGAATCCTAGTTCTAAGCGTGTTAATTTTTACAATAAACTAAAAAATTACATAAACGTGGACCTTTACGGCCGACAATACAAAACTTTAGACATGAAAAACCTAAATGACGTTTTATCAACCTATAAATTCTACTTATCATTCGAGAACTCCATACATAGGGACTATATCACTGAGAAACTCTGGAAGAATGCCCTACTGTCGGGAACTGTGCCGGTAGTTTTGGGCCCACCTAGAGAAGTGTATGAACAGTTTATTCCTTCAGATTCTTTTATTCACGTTGATGATTTTCCTAGTGCAAAAGATCTTGCTGACTATCTGCTTGAACTGGACAAAGATCCTCATAAATATGAACAGTATTTTCTGTGGAGGTCAAAATTACAACCAATTGA TGTTTCTTGGGCAACTCATTACTGCAAAGCCTGTATAGCACTGCATAGAGCCCCTTCATATAAAACTATTCCAAGTCTTTCTAAATGGTACACATAA